A single region of the Leptodactylus fuscus isolate aLepFus1 chromosome 5, aLepFus1.hap2, whole genome shotgun sequence genome encodes:
- the LOC142202348 gene encoding eukaryotic translation initiation factor 4E type 2-like, giving the protein MGISGNDDITAPEDELKIAVRSKEIIVPLGEHPLQYRYTFWFSRRTPSRPASSQNYEQNIRQFGTVASVEQFWRVYSHIVRPGDLTGYSDFHLFKEGIKPMWEDDANKNGGKWIIRLRKGLASRFWENIILAMVGEQFMVGEEICGVVVSIRFQEDILSIWNKTANDQISTIRIRDTLRRVLNLPPNTIMEYKTHNDSLKDNSSFRNTKLTL; this is encoded by the exons ATGGGGATCTCAGGGAACGACGACATAACGGCCCCGGAGGATGAGCTAAAGATAGCCGTCAGATCCAAG GAGATCATAGTACCCCTAGGGGAGCACCCGCTGCAGTACCGCTATACCTTCTGGTTCTCTCGGAGAACCCCCTCCCGACCCGCCAGCTCTCAAAACTATGAGCAGAACATCCGACAGTTCGGGACAGTGGCATCA GTGGAGCAGTTCTGGCGAGTATACAGCCACATAGTGCGGCCCGGAGACCTCACCGGATACAGCGACTTCCATCTGTTCAAGGAAGGCATCAAACCCATGTGGGAG GATGACGCCAATAAAAATGGCGGGAAGTGGATCATCCGCCTACGGAAGGGCCTAGCGTCCAGGTTCTGGGAGAACATCATCCTCGCCATGGTGGGGGAGCAGTTCATGGTGGGAGAAGAGATCTGCGGAGTGGTCGTGTCCATACGCTTTCAG GAAGACATCCTCTCCATCTGGAACAAGACGGCCAACGACCAGATCAGCACCATCCGTATCCGGGACACACTCAGGAGAGTCCTCAACCTCCCTCCAAACACCATCATGGAGTACAAGACTCACAACGACAGCCTCAA AGACAACTCAAGTTTCAGGAACACAAAGCTCACCCTCTAG